Proteins encoded together in one Pelagicoccus albus window:
- the pseB gene encoding UDP-N-acetylglucosamine 4,6-dehydratase (inverting) — protein sequence MLEGKTILITGGTGSFGKRCCLEILKEGKAAKIIILSRDELKQYDMSTDPAFSASNIRYFIGDVRDKDRLIRAMTDVDYVIHAAALKQVPAAEYNPHEFIKTNINGAMNVVDAAIATGVKKVIALSTDKAVNPINLYGATKLCSDKVFISANNYSGKSGTRFAVVRYGNVIGSRGSVIPLFLKQKQLGTVTITKPEMTRFVIGLGAGVRFALRSLADMVGGEIFIPKIPSCSIGDLAKAVAPDAKIDIIGLRPGEKLHEAMVPADEALMTTEQKDRFVIHPTQPYWNYTGKEVHKGKKCPEGFSYSSDTNEEQLSIEQIQSLIERYQQQTID from the coding sequence ATGCTCGAAGGCAAAACCATACTCATCACCGGCGGCACGGGCTCATTCGGGAAACGCTGCTGTCTCGAAATCCTTAAGGAAGGCAAAGCGGCTAAGATCATCATCCTTTCAAGAGACGAGCTGAAGCAGTACGACATGTCGACGGATCCCGCCTTCTCAGCGAGCAACATCCGCTACTTCATCGGTGACGTCAGAGACAAGGATCGATTGATTCGGGCTATGACAGACGTGGATTACGTCATCCATGCCGCTGCCTTGAAACAAGTACCCGCCGCCGAGTACAACCCACACGAGTTCATCAAGACCAACATCAACGGAGCGATGAACGTAGTGGATGCGGCAATCGCCACAGGAGTGAAAAAGGTCATCGCCCTTTCAACTGATAAGGCAGTCAATCCGATCAACCTCTACGGAGCCACCAAACTCTGCTCCGATAAGGTTTTCATTTCCGCGAACAACTATTCGGGAAAAAGCGGAACACGCTTCGCCGTGGTTCGCTACGGAAACGTGATCGGCAGCCGCGGGTCCGTTATCCCGCTTTTCCTGAAGCAGAAGCAACTCGGAACCGTGACGATAACCAAGCCGGAAATGACGCGTTTCGTCATTGGACTCGGAGCCGGGGTGAGATTCGCGCTTCGTTCGCTTGCCGATATGGTTGGCGGAGAAATTTTCATACCCAAAATACCCAGCTGCTCGATTGGCGACCTGGCCAAAGCGGTCGCCCCAGACGCCAAGATCGACATTATTGGCCTGAGGCCGGGCGAAAAGCTACACGAAGCCATGGTACCGGCAGACGAGGCACTAATGACTACCGAGCAAAAGGATCGCTTCGTCATTCACCCGACTCAACCTTACTGGAACTACACCGGCAAAGAAGTGCACAAAGGGAAAAAATGCCCAGAGGGCTTCAGCTACTCGAGCGATACAAACGAGGAGCAACTTTCGATAGAACAGATACAATCGCTGATCGAACGCTACCAACAGCAGACCATAGACTAA
- a CDS encoding chemotaxis protein CheX — MQQTFPIKDDELEALAKNAIDSVFSTMLNRSTTIQEVIKIDEDNHPEGIQLPVDASMPMIAGTVGFLGNLTGIIYIFMELPLAMEATCSLLDMEEHEIGTDDHELVNDAIGELTNMIVGTFKNDLSNKGYECRMTIPSILRGSNFSIEPAEVALRRIFKFDCGGRSFVIDVLMKEEN; from the coding sequence ATGCAGCAGACATTCCCCATCAAAGATGACGAGCTCGAAGCTCTAGCGAAGAACGCCATCGATAGTGTTTTCAGCACTATGCTCAATCGTTCAACGACGATTCAGGAAGTGATCAAGATCGACGAGGACAATCATCCTGAAGGGATCCAGCTCCCGGTCGACGCGAGCATGCCGATGATCGCAGGAACCGTCGGCTTCCTAGGCAACCTTACCGGCATCATCTATATCTTTATGGAGCTTCCGCTCGCAATGGAAGCGACCTGTAGCCTTCTCGATATGGAGGAGCACGAAATAGGAACCGACGACCATGAGCTCGTGAACGACGCCATCGGTGAGTTGACGAACATGATAGTTGGTACCTTCAAAAACGATCTCAGCAACAAAGGCTACGAATGCCGGATGACTATTCCTTCCATCCTCAGAGGCTCCAATTTCTCTATCGAGCCGGCTGAAGTCGCATTGCGTCGCATTTTCAAGTTCGATTGCGGGGGCCGGTCCTTCGTAATCGACGTCCTCATGAAAGAAGAAAACTGA
- a CDS encoding sigma-54-dependent transcriptional regulator, whose amino-acid sequence MSLERILILDDELVIRKALEEQLRRKRFSVCSVGTLGEADQHLAKDEYDLLFVDVHLPDGNGTELLERVASMQNPPLVVIITGYGTVESAVKCMQSGAFDYIIKPFSSSQIDVLIKKARDYRQLVKVNQFLASESTVSGELIGKSGFINQLKDIISKVAPTEATVLICGENGTGKELVANELYRCSSRKSAPFIRVNCAAISESLIESEFFGHEKGAYTGATQRREGRFELADGGTILLDEISEISPKVQAKLLRVLQEREFERVGGNKTIKVDVRVIATTNRNLAESVERGLFRQDLYYRLNVFPIQVPPLRDREGDVVLLAKNFAQSFARKHGKQIKGFDAEAIAALQRHPWPGNVRELQNTIERAVILAESGHPIGQGHLGLFLMPTNVSSPPVAHSYGHSENSNMPSAPYGGGYHHTPPPPPPVAPSSPYYEAPPAQVAPPPAVEKSAAEQSSAVGATEGPIPLEEVEKKHILATLESTDGNRTQAAKLLGISIRTLRNKISAYRSDGEFIPGED is encoded by the coding sequence ATGTCCTTGGAAAGAATCCTCATCCTAGATGATGAGCTTGTCATTCGCAAAGCCTTGGAGGAGCAGCTGAGGAGAAAACGTTTCTCGGTCTGCAGCGTTGGGACGCTGGGCGAGGCCGATCAACATCTGGCAAAAGACGAATATGACCTGCTTTTTGTCGATGTCCATTTGCCCGATGGAAACGGTACTGAGCTTTTGGAACGTGTGGCGAGCATGCAAAATCCGCCCTTGGTGGTGATCATTACTGGCTACGGGACCGTGGAGTCGGCGGTCAAGTGCATGCAATCGGGCGCTTTCGACTACATCATCAAGCCATTTTCCTCCTCCCAGATCGACGTTCTGATCAAGAAGGCCCGTGATTACAGGCAATTGGTTAAGGTGAACCAATTTCTGGCCAGCGAATCCACGGTGAGCGGTGAATTGATTGGCAAGAGTGGATTCATCAATCAGCTGAAGGATATCATCAGCAAAGTGGCGCCGACCGAAGCCACGGTTTTAATTTGTGGCGAGAACGGTACGGGTAAGGAATTAGTAGCCAACGAGCTTTACCGGTGCAGTTCCCGCAAGAGCGCTCCGTTCATTCGGGTGAATTGCGCGGCGATTTCTGAGTCGTTGATCGAAAGCGAGTTCTTTGGTCACGAGAAAGGGGCGTACACGGGAGCCACTCAGCGTCGCGAAGGCCGCTTCGAACTGGCGGATGGAGGTACCATTTTGTTAGATGAAATCAGCGAGATTTCCCCTAAGGTTCAGGCGAAGCTCCTTCGGGTGCTGCAAGAGCGGGAATTTGAGCGTGTGGGCGGCAATAAGACCATCAAGGTCGACGTGCGGGTTATCGCTACGACTAACCGTAATCTAGCGGAAAGCGTCGAGCGTGGTCTCTTTCGCCAGGATTTGTACTACCGCTTGAATGTGTTTCCGATCCAAGTCCCTCCTTTGCGGGATCGGGAAGGGGATGTTGTTTTGCTCGCAAAGAATTTCGCTCAAAGCTTCGCTCGCAAGCACGGCAAGCAGATCAAGGGCTTCGATGCCGAGGCGATCGCTGCACTTCAGAGACATCCATGGCCAGGCAACGTCCGTGAGCTACAAAACACTATTGAACGCGCGGTTATTTTGGCTGAGTCCGGCCATCCGATAGGACAGGGCCACTTGGGGTTGTTTTTGATGCCGACGAATGTATCGTCTCCGCCAGTAGCGCATAGCTATGGGCATTCTGAGAATTCTAACATGCCAAGTGCGCCGTACGGAGGAGGCTATCACCATACTCCTCCACCGCCGCCTCCAGTGGCTCCGAGCAGCCCTTACTACGAAGCTCCCCCAGCTCAAGTCGCTCCACCGCCTGCTGTGGAAAAATCTGCCGCAGAGCAATCTTCGGCTGTCGGGGCTACAGAAGGGCCTATACCGCTCGAAGAGGTGGAGAAGAAACATATCCTAGCCACTTTGGAATCCACCGATGGTAACAGGACTCAAGCGGCGAAACTGCTGGGAATCAGCATCCGTACCCTGAGAAATAAGATTTCTGCATACCGTTCCGACGGAGAGTTTATTCCTGGCGAGGATTGA